A single Paraburkholderia sp. D15 DNA region contains:
- the fdhA gene encoding formaldehyde dehydrogenase, glutathione-independent — translation MSSNRGVVYLGQGKVEVQSIDYPKMVDPRGRAIGHGVILKVVSTNICGSDQHMVRGRTTAEVGLVLGHEITGEVIEVGRDVETLKIGDLVSVPFNVACGRCPTCKAQHTGVCLNVNPSRAGGAYGYVDMGGWIGGQAEYVLVPYADFNLLKFPDPAQAMAKIRDLTCLSDILPTGYHGAVMAGVKPGATVYIAGAGPVGMAAAASARLLGAACTIVGDMNEARLAHARKMGFQTIDLSKDATLGEQIEQILGKPEVDCAVDCVGFEAHGHGSSGAQEEAPATVLNSLMEITRAAGAIGIPGLYVTDDPGAVDAAARKGSLSIRFGLGWAKSHSFHTGQTPVMKYNHNLMQAILWDRLPIADIVNVTVVSLDEAPEGYRQFDGGAPRKFVIDPHGLLKAA, via the coding sequence ATGAGCAGCAATCGCGGCGTCGTGTATCTCGGGCAGGGCAAGGTGGAAGTGCAGTCGATCGATTATCCGAAGATGGTCGATCCTCGCGGCCGGGCGATCGGTCACGGCGTGATTCTGAAAGTGGTGAGCACCAATATCTGCGGCTCCGATCAGCACATGGTGCGCGGCCGCACGACCGCCGAAGTCGGCCTCGTGCTCGGCCACGAAATCACCGGCGAAGTGATCGAAGTGGGCCGCGACGTCGAAACGCTGAAGATCGGCGACCTCGTGTCGGTGCCGTTCAACGTGGCCTGCGGACGCTGTCCGACCTGCAAGGCGCAGCACACCGGCGTGTGTCTGAACGTGAATCCGTCGCGTGCGGGTGGCGCTTACGGTTACGTCGACATGGGCGGCTGGATCGGCGGCCAGGCCGAATACGTACTGGTGCCGTACGCCGATTTCAATCTGCTGAAATTTCCCGATCCCGCCCAGGCCATGGCGAAGATCCGCGACCTCACATGCCTGTCCGACATTTTGCCGACCGGTTATCACGGCGCGGTGATGGCCGGCGTGAAGCCCGGCGCGACCGTCTATATCGCGGGTGCGGGGCCGGTCGGGATGGCGGCCGCCGCTTCCGCGCGGCTGCTGGGCGCGGCCTGCACGATCGTCGGCGACATGAACGAGGCGCGCCTTGCGCACGCACGCAAGATGGGCTTCCAGACCATCGACCTCTCGAAGGATGCGACGCTCGGCGAGCAGATCGAACAGATTCTCGGCAAGCCGGAGGTGGATTGCGCGGTGGACTGCGTCGGCTTCGAGGCGCACGGCCACGGCAGCAGCGGTGCGCAGGAAGAGGCGCCGGCCACGGTGCTCAATTCGCTGATGGAGATTACACGCGCGGCCGGCGCGATCGGCATTCCCGGCCTTTACGTGACGGACGATCCGGGCGCCGTCGATGCCGCCGCGCGCAAGGGCAGCCTGAGCATCCGCTTCGGTCTCGGCTGGGCGAAGTCGCATTCGTTCCATACCGGACAGACGCCGGTGATGAAGTACAACCACAACCTGATGCAGGCGATTCTGTGGGACCGTCTGCCGATCGCGGATATCGTCAACGTGACCGTGGTGTCGCTCGACGAGGCGCCGGAAGGATACCGGCAGTTCGATGGCGGCGCGCCGCGCAAGTTCGTGATCGATCCGCACGGGTTGTTGAAGGCGGCTTGA
- a CDS encoding GlxA family transcriptional regulator: MSTDRTASLSHFAFMPLPNFTMIAFTNAIEVLRMANYLTGQTLYRWSIVSPDGGPVAASNGLSVDTGPVECVGQPDIVFVVGGIDVQHATTPAHLSALRRFARMGSVLGSLCTGTYALARAGLLAGYACAIHWENMSALKEEFPDTRFLKELFVIDRDRVTCTGGVAPLDMMLNLIAPRVGTARVTQIAEQFIVEHVRDTSAQQKMPLVARLGSANKSLFEVISLMENNIEEPLSREELARLAGMSQRQLQRLFREHLGMTPTHYYLTLRLRRARELLLQTDMSIMHITMACGFQSACHFSKSYRDAFGTAPTRERRKQAPSLAVVPVMAA; the protein is encoded by the coding sequence ATGTCCACCGATCGCACGGCGTCGTTGTCGCACTTCGCATTCATGCCGCTCCCCAACTTCACGATGATCGCGTTCACCAATGCGATCGAAGTACTGCGCATGGCGAACTATCTGACGGGACAGACGCTGTACCGCTGGTCGATCGTGAGTCCCGACGGCGGTCCGGTCGCGGCGAGCAACGGCCTCTCGGTGGATACCGGTCCGGTCGAATGCGTCGGTCAGCCGGACATCGTGTTCGTGGTCGGCGGTATCGACGTGCAGCACGCGACCACGCCCGCCCATCTGTCCGCGCTGCGCCGTTTCGCGCGCATGGGCAGCGTGCTCGGCAGCCTGTGCACGGGCACCTATGCGCTGGCGCGCGCGGGACTGCTGGCCGGCTACGCGTGCGCGATTCACTGGGAGAACATGTCGGCGCTCAAGGAAGAGTTTCCCGATACGCGTTTTCTGAAAGAGCTGTTCGTGATCGATCGCGACCGCGTGACCTGCACCGGCGGCGTCGCGCCGCTCGACATGATGTTGAACCTGATCGCGCCGCGCGTCGGCACCGCGCGCGTCACGCAGATCGCCGAGCAGTTCATCGTCGAACATGTGCGCGATACCAGCGCGCAACAGAAAATGCCGCTGGTCGCGCGGCTCGGCTCGGCCAACAAGTCGCTGTTCGAAGTGATCTCGCTGATGGAGAACAACATCGAGGAGCCGTTGTCGCGCGAGGAACTCGCCCGTCTGGCCGGCATGTCGCAACGGCAATTGCAGCGGCTGTTCCGCGAACACCTGGGCATGACGCCGACGCACTACTATCTGACGCTGCGTCTGCGGCGCGCGCGTGAATTGCTGCTGCAGACCGATATGTCGATCATGCACATCACGATGGCGTGCGGCTTCCAGTCGGCCTGCCACTTCTCGAAGAGCTATCGCGATGCGTTCGGCACGGCACCCACGCGCGAGCGGCGCAAACAGGCGCCTTCGCTGGCGGTGGTGCCGGTAATGGCAGCTTGA
- the betI gene encoding transcriptional regulator BetI: MPKLGMREIRRAQLIDATLLTIDQTGLAGATLASVAQRASISTGIVSHYFGDKDGLLEATMRHVLRDLWQATSRRRRAAKADPRSKLRAVVAANFDAQQTSGPVMKTWLAFWSESMHKPALRRLQYVNTRRLNSNLCADFSKALPRPAARRAASGLAALIDGLWLRGALSGEPFDPKAALRVANDYIDLVLAARGEAGPSSARSK, translated from the coding sequence ATGCCCAAACTCGGAATGCGCGAAATCCGCCGCGCGCAACTGATCGACGCCACCCTGCTCACGATCGACCAGACCGGTCTCGCGGGCGCCACGCTCGCCTCGGTCGCGCAGCGCGCGAGCATTTCCACCGGCATCGTCAGCCACTATTTCGGTGACAAGGACGGCCTGCTCGAAGCCACCATGCGTCACGTGCTGCGTGATCTGTGGCAGGCCACCTCGCGCCGCCGCCGCGCCGCGAAAGCCGACCCGCGTTCGAAACTGCGTGCGGTGGTCGCGGCGAATTTCGACGCGCAACAGACCAGCGGCCCGGTGATGAAAACCTGGCTCGCGTTCTGGTCCGAGAGCATGCACAAGCCCGCGCTGCGGCGGCTGCAATACGTGAACACACGCCGGTTGAATTCGAATCTGTGCGCGGATTTTTCGAAGGCATTGCCGCGTCCGGCGGCCCGCCGCGCGGCGAGCGGACTGGCGGCGCTGATCGATGGCTTATGGCTGCGCGGCGCGCTGTCCGGCGAACCGTTCGACCCGAAGGCGGCGCTGCGCGTGGCCAACGACTACATCGACCTGGTGCTGGCCGCGCGCGGCGAGGCCGGTCCCTCTTCTGCAAGGAGCAAGTGA